The genomic region CAAATCCAAGATGTCTTTCCTATCCTTCTTTCTTCCCATTCTTATCTCCTCCCTTCGTTCCTTTACAAACGACGAAGTTATCTCAAACACCCTCTTCATGTCTTGTTCTGTCTTCTTCTTTAATCCCTGAAGATCCATCCATCTCACCCACGGAAAAAAGTCGGAAACATTTGGAAGGCCAGTCCATTGAGTTAACCCATTCATAGCTGTGAAAAACTCAGACCCATTTGTTAAACTTGGATCCACTATATCTTTCGAGAGCATAAGGTTTCCAAGCAAGTTAAACTCGGCCACGAAAACAATTCTCCCAACCTCAATAGCCGCGTTTCTTCCTGCAGCTGATATCCACTCAATCAGATCGTCCACACACTTCTCTCGGATGGACTCGGTTTCCCTGATCCGCTTGCTCACCAGCATTTCAGTCGCCAGTAATTTCTTCATCAAGCGCAAGTGAGGCCCGTATGGAGCTAAGATTAACGACCCATTATGGTAGTCGTGGACACGCATAGTCTCGTTGATGTTGCGATCAGCAAAAGCGAGATCGTGGTACTTGAATAAATCACTAGCTGCTTTTGCTGTTTGAATCACAATGATTTTCTGACTGCCTAGCCTTAACCATATAACAGGTCCATGTTTTGTGGCTAATGCAGCTAAGGTCCGGTGTGGCATGGTACCCAAATCGAGCATATTGCCGATAATAGGCCAGCCACGTGGACCCGGAGGAAGACGCCTCAAACGGGCATTTCTCAGCCAGAGGAGAGTTATTACGGGGATGAGAATAAGGAGAATTGACGAGTATGGATGATCGTAAGGTATCTCCATAGCCTGATCTGATCTGGTTGAGTTGTTTAGTCAAGTTTTAGTGAAGCTAATAATGGTTAGCAATTCCATATAATATTGGAATATTACCGTTGTATAATGTATATATATGGTTAATAAATTAAGCCTGATGCATGTTGCTTACCCATTAATTTACATATCCCAAATTCTGATCAAGTTGCTAGATACATGTGCTCAGCTCCTTCCTATTTGTGATACTACTCCGGTTTCCTGGATCGTTGTCGGTGTTGCTACAGGATAATAAAAGTTGAATGGATTAAGGCACGGTCTGGGTTTTCTATATAAGGAGCTCAGCAAATAGCCATTGGTAAATGCATTTTTCGGCACAATATTTATTTGGACTCTTGGTCTCTTCGAGAATAATTCTCTTTCTTTTCAACACATCCGAGGTTTTGACCATTGGGGTGTTGTGGTCGCGGTATTGTTCTGAAAATCGACATTTGTGAATTATGAATGTCATTTATTAATCTAAAGTAATGGTAATAGTTTTGGCaaaatctcaattcaattgaacactTTTGTGCAGCAAGGTGTGTATATGATGCACATTCATTAAGAAGGGAAGCTGAGGCAACGGATTGAGAATTACTACCTGTGTCTTTCTAATTTGTCTACTTTTATTTAAAAAATCATTTATATAAATCAAGTAAACATAAATAATTGACTTAGATAAAGGGGTATAACGTATTACCAAAATATATGAACATTACTATCTTTTGTTCCATGCCATGAGGCATATCATATGGCACGGTTATGTAAATACCAGCATCACAATATGTACTAAAATTCCCAGTTTATTGAACAGAATTCCAGTGAATTTTAACTAGTTGTAAATCCAAGGCTCCTGTTAACTTTTTCAAACTTAAGGAGCAAAATGTCAAGAGGAGTCTAATGGCCTACAACCTAGAAGTGTAACATGGTAGTGGCACAATAACTTGCGAGAGCCAATTGTGGGTAGTTGTAAGATCGAAATGACGTAACTTAGCCTAGACAACGCTTTAGTTTTGACCCtttgatgagctcctatttctacaTTGTTTTGGCATTATTTGGAGCTCATTTGGTAACATTTGGTgacggtttttgacgattttcacATTATTTAACCAATTCCGAATGCTttatcatttagcatgatttctAGTGAAGAATGAGATGCCAAGAGACCAAGAGAAGCGTCCAAGGAAGAGTGAAGAACAAACATTGAAGAAATACCATGAGAAAGCATTCCAAGGATCAAGCAAAGCACGAAAGAAAAACGCACTCCAGGcccaaactcgcaccgtgcgagtttccagacaccagaactcgcaccgtgcgagttttctgggttCATTCCGTTTTGTGTTACGAGCTTTTCCTTTGTTAAACCCATGATTATTAGGTTACGTTAGACTATATATAGGATGTTTTCAAGTAGGTTAAGACATCTTATGCACacttttaattaatcaagttgtaatttgggaattattcatcttttttatttgggtttagatctactatggagaactaatctcctattcttaatccggctcaaaggtgtaatctttggttgtaagactccttaatctttccttaattttcattCTCATTGTTAATCTTTTGTGCTTATTGTTTTAATTTTGGAAACCTTGTTtaaattgagtaattaagtgtgatttccttgttgcttaactaatcaagttccttaatttattgttgttgggattattaagtgtgatttccttgtaatctcatctttgcaacaccttgttattatgctaatgaatgtgatttcttcttggcttaattagcaagtaaaggattaacttgtaattaggcattaatcgtgatttcattgtgtctaattatccctattgaatctcttgtgctcatatcttcttgttaatttgaccaatgtatgtgatttctacttggtagaattgatgagttgggttatttgattaagtgtgatttccttgtcatttggccattattaaggagatttagaagatttatcttcacaatagggtgataatatataattaaaGGATTGATCTTGTGGTTTTATTAACTAAAGTGTCTCACtttattgagtcggattaagtttctctcaaatttgataaatttccatcttaaaactcACTTGTTTGATTACTtgttgcttactcttgtttgaatttcctttttgttgtccttgaaaaccaaaccaaaccaaaccaaaccccccccccccccccccacccacacacacacacacctttTTTACATACTTGTTGTTaatttgtcacaattgttctaattgctCTATTAAATACACCATTGCAAAaccccccttctcttgggttcgatccctttgCTTGCTACTTTACTAGTTTAGAATTAGTGTTAATTAGTATGCtttgtggtatataaattgttaatttggccgtcttaaatagcgacattttaggcgtgtcaaattttggcgccgttgccggggaagatAACGGTTTTGCTAGTGTTTTTGTTGGAATTTTTAGGATAGTTGTGTTAGTTAATCTTTGTTCATTGTTGTTAGTGTCTTGTTCATTACTTGTGTGAATCTTTTTGATTGTGTGCTCTTGTGTAGAATTGTTTATGGTCAGTACTAGGAATTCAAGTGAAACACTTTGTCCATTCAACCCGGAGATTCAAAGATCACTTGCTTGGATAGGAGGAGGTATTAGAAGAGACACCCCGATTATTGAAGAAAGTAATCCCGTGACTCAACAAAACCAAGGGGAAGATAACATCATTTCTTTTGAAACCGAGCCACAACCCATAAGAATCATCATGGGTGATCGTGAGGACGAGAATCCACCAAGGCCTAGAACCATCAAAGAACTTACCGCCCCGGATCTTACACAAGTGCCCTTGTGTATCTCCTTTCCGACCTTGGCGGAAAATGCCACCTTTGAATTTAAGTCCGGGCTCATTCACCAATTGCCCCAATTCCATGGACTTAGCACGGAAGATCCCAACAAGCATCTAAACAAATTCCATGTGgtttgctcaagcatgaagccTAATGGGGTTACCGATGAGCAACTTCAACTAAGAGCCTTCCCTTTTTCACTCAAGGACGCGGCAAACAATTGGCTTTACTATCTTCCCACCGGGAGCATCACCACTTGGAATCAAATGAAGAGGGCTTTCTTAGAAAAGTATTTTCCCACTAGTCTCTCCtctcaattgaagaaagaaataagtaatgttgaacaaatggatggggagaacttgtatgagtattgggagaggtttaaaCAACTTCTTTCTAGTTGCCCATACCATGGGTATACCGACCACGATCTTCTCTTGAACTTTTGTGGTGGTCTACTTGAGGATGATGCTAGGATGATTAAAGCCGCTACGCAAAGAGGGAATGAATATATGTCGGTCTAAGAAGCAAATGATTTGATTGAAAGATTGGTAGGAAGCTCTAGGAATTTTGGGAGGAGAATTAGGAAGACAAGTGGGGCATCTTCTTCAAGGCAAAGCTCCAACCATATGGAGGAAAAATTTGATTTTCTTACCAATTTGATCAAGGAACTAACAAAAGGAAATGAGAGTGCTtctcatgtgaaattttgtggtcTTTGTAATGATCCAACTCATCCCACAGATGGGTGTCCATCTTTGCAAACGGAGGAGGCAATTGAAGTGGTGAAGGCTATTGGGTTTAGGAAGTTTGACCTCTATTCCAACACTTACAATGAAGGGTGGAAATCTCATCCAAATATGGGTTGGGGggaaccaaaatcaaaaccaaaagggATCCTCAAATTCCTCATTTCAAaagccaaatcaaaatcaaagccaatcacaAAATTCCTTGGAAGAGATGATGAAGACACTTCCTATGAATCAAGTGGCAATGCAAAAAGAAAGTCAAGCCTTGCTACAAAATACCAAAGAATTCCAAACCACCGTGCTTCACCAAAATCGGCTTGCCGATTCAAGGATTGGtaaccttgagacccaagttgATCTAATTCTCAACACACTCACTTCACAACCCACTCAAGGAGGGAGCCTCCCTTCTCACACCATTCCTCCACCCACCaaagaacaagcaaaagcggtcTCTTTGAGGAATGGTAGAGAGTTGGTAGAGGCACCCAAGGCTCCTAAGAAAACAAGACCACTTCCTATTTTTCATGAAGTGGAGGATGTaattgaagatgaaattgaagtggtagTGGAACATGGGGAATCATATACACCTCAACAAGTGAGGATCAATGAACCGCTTCCGGAATACGAGTcacaagctccatttccaagtgcttTGAATGATACAAGGATAATTGACAAGAAGACTTCAAACCTTTACGATATCTTtcgtaaagtggaggtaaacatCCCACTTCTTGACCTTCTTAGTAGTGTGCCCAAGCATGCAAAGTTTTTGAAAGAGTTGTGCATTACTAAGAGGTCCAACAAGGCAAAAAGCATGAAAAAGgtaagggctagtgaacatgtgtcgGCAATGTTTCAAAAACATTTGCCACAAAAATGTAGTGATCCGGACATGTTCACCATCCCTTGCAAAATTGGTGACTTGGATTGTCAACATGCTATGCTTGATTTAGGTGCATCTATTAATGTCTTGCCCACTTACCTTTATGAGTCTCTCAAGTTAGGACCTTTGAAACCGACTCGTACGGTCATTTCTTTGGCCGATAGGTCCAATATCTATCCTAAGGGAATTGTGGAAGATGTCTTGGTGAAGGTGGGGGATATGCTTTTTCCCGCAGACTTCTATGTAATTGAAATGGAACCCGAGAAAGGCTCCACTCCCATTTTGTTGagaaggcctttcatgagaacttcCAACACCAAGATTGATGTGTCTAGTGGACGCCTCACAatggaatttgaagggaaaaAGATTGAGTATAGCATACATGAGGCAATGAAATACCCAACCGAGACTTcctctgaaagatcatagatccatattagactctataataaaattaatttatctcataaattgttatttaggtgatctatgtaacatgcatgctaatatgaaagcataaaaagaaggtataaggaaaaacaatttccttacattgaatatatggtaaaatgggcacaaactagttctccttactagtttgttcttgagataaaatgatatggatgatcctccttgaaaaaccttcaaaaagaaagtctccttcaagttgcacccaagaactaacccaataatattaacaagtttgtactagtaacttgttaatattgctcccttgataaatattagtaatatcactaacttatcttagtaatattattaatgtatactagttgatgaattattattgtagagagatagagagaaaagTTCACATGCAAGATGTAGAGTGTAAAATGAAGTAGTGTAAAAATGTGAACAAATGATGGAGTATAAGGGGGAAAAGTGGTGGGTGGGTGGAGTGTGGAAGTGGAggattttgtcttatattttatcttacatcacatgcaaaatgttgtataagattaattatggtagtatacaaaataaggtaaatgattatgtgagtaatcatccactacacttattttacacgatccacttgaccatttacgggtccatgttggttcttatatttgtcgcacaaatccgtgtaattattattttaaacatcgtatcatgtttaaatacttccataattaattcgtccaattcactccgtaaatatacgtgtaccactacacatattatttacatactaatattaatcacattaatcaattagtacaattttagcaaattaacaattaattaactaaaacccgtttctcaaaacttattatttaattatcgcataattaaataataactgccgctccttgagttcgcaactcgaaatctctctaaaaataatcgaccaacctcttagtctataaatcaagggactaaacaaattgtatctcatacaattaattagttatcaattggggtttgttcttttaggtgtgaccgaaaggggtcagttgatcaccgccgtctcacgacaataacgtcaaactctagtcagccaaccgttatcgatttacgttaatcaactgacgaggatcaaataattaaatatctgatgatatttcattaatgagatttattatgttaacgcactattgtggaggacactaactccaacaatctcccacttgtccgacacaaggtgtgcgctaccaattctcttgtccgttttaatctcccactcaatgcaaggtgtctttcaggtcgcacttgcacatgaacacatcgcgagtggttttctcgatcgggagtgtgactacctgaccagaaaaatctctcacagattacttccgagcgtggccacgcatttgtagtcattaactcctcgagtggccttgagatattgttacccaacgtgggtggacaattcctgtatgccctatctatcctattgcacaatacaactcaccatgacctagtaaatgcccttttaacctcctttcacggcacgacctaggacaaaaaccaaagtcactcggaaactgcacctgctcagataatagtctccagacaaaagaatcgactcattagaacatcttagagatccccg from Silene latifolia isolate original U9 population chromosome 3, ASM4854445v1, whole genome shotgun sequence harbors:
- the LOC141646080 gene encoding cytochrome P450 76A1 — protein: MEIPYDHPYSSILLILIPVITLLWLRNARLRRLPPGPRGWPIIGNMLDLGTMPHRTLAALATKHGPVIWLRLGSQKIIVIQTAKAASDLFKYHDLAFADRNINETMRVHDYHNGSLILAPYGPHLRLMKKLLATEMLVSKRIRETESIREKCVDDLIEWISAAGRNAAIEVGRIVFVAEFNLLGNLMLSKDIVDPSLTNGSEFFTAMNGLTQWTGLPNVSDFFPWVRWMDLQGLKKKTEQDMKRVFEITSSFVKERREEIRMGRKKDRKDILDLLLEFEGHSNDEPQKISDHHINIFLSEFLMAGTESTASTVEWAMTQLLANPDWMFKVKSELDQVVGPNRKVKEANIDELPYLQAVVKETFRLHPPVPFLVPRKAVEDTTFMGYNVCRGTQVFVNIWAIGRDPQSWDDPLVFKPERFIGSKTDYRGHDYEFLPFGAGRRMCAGIPLAHQMLHLTLGALLYSFDWELESGVTPDTIDWADRIGLTAKKLVPLKAITTKRKA